From Acropora muricata isolate sample 2 chromosome 14, ASM3666990v1, whole genome shotgun sequence, one genomic window encodes:
- the LOC136898570 gene encoding muscle, skeletal receptor tyrosine-protein kinase-like, translated as MLPSLPFLTVTVYSFSLILHGVLISLVDGRCRERLSAKTGRLQTPNYPNPYPSRSRCSWHIQVPDGYKIKLQFYHFVLEKTYTCTGDVVKVYDGTSSSAEPLGTYCGAINPFRVESTASNLFLEFKSDRSLNYAGFRAIYSAIAVHPVKPMSFARTLLNASVGLGNSFQLLCHIKDGSANLRFSWTKNGVKMNKNGSRHNIKSHLVSKKSYLLLSKVSLSDTGDYGCIARDLDMKKNISASGTLVVKVPAVVDEGPSAVNVKIGTQVLLKCRSSGDPVPKMSWQVNGKLMKGDQTKFNSALKIKATEDAVVNCSADNGFGMDWRTAKVTVHSPSTEVKPTESEWFEPSIVTPPKNVTAERGDNITLSCAAIGHPKPKIRWLVDERIHPVEPADDNGLSYLTITIRGDKEITVVRCEAENPVAIDSRTSYIFVSKVEASVVARHSEEMVGSKFILILAVVAGLLLVVVGVILYRRRRRMQLQNVKSSVDAEKLQSNPIFEQHSNYYANPKLVEWEVPRNRMEFIKQLGQGNGIYSSIFLGKISPDNSGEADQKMSLVMVKLLKEVQIQDTERESFEKDAIALTKLQHPYVQSLFGVCGIGQPLCLVFEFSELDESLQEYLIDSGRGQCSIHRRTGLQNVKPKLSNVEQISIAKQIASGMEYLAAKGYIHRELCTKNCIIGNGMVVKISNLGFSWKGPNSDYCSLGLLERASYPLRWYPPETLQFGSFAEATDIWSFGVLLWEVYSSGLTPYYGMSDEEVISLVLDGEILPCPKECPKEIYEIMQGCWNPEASDRPRFTDVHERISLLLHGVPV; from the exons ATGGAAGGTGTAGGGAGAGACTCTCTGCAAAGACTGGAAGGCTTCAAACACCAAACTATCCGAATCCATATCCAAGCCGTTCAAGGTGTTCCTGGCATATTCAGGTGCCAGATGGCTACAAAATCAAATTGCAGTTTTATCATTTTGTACTAGAAAAAACTTACACATGTACAGGAGATGTAGTTAAAGTCTATGATGGAACAAGCAGTTCAGCTGAGCCACTGGGAACATACTGTGGAGCTATAAATCCGTTTCGTGTGGAATCAACTGCTTCAAAtttgtttcttgaattcaaGTCAGACAGGTCATTGAATTATGCAGGATTTCGTGCAATTTATTCTGCCATTGCAGTCCATCCAGTGAAGCCCATGAGCTTTGCAAGAACACTTCTAAATGCCTCAGTTGGTTTAGGCAATAGCTTTCAGTTACTTTGTCATATTAAGGACGGCAgtgcaaatttgaggttttcaTGGACAAAAAATGGGGTGAAAATGAACAAGAATGGATCAAGGCACAACATCAAATCACATCTTGTTAGTAAAAAATCATACCTCTTACTCTCAAAAGTGTCACTAAGTGATACTGGGGATTATGGGTGCATTGCAAGAGATTTAGACATGAAGAAGAACATCTCAGCATCTGGAACTCTTGTCGTTAAGG TGCCAGCTGTAGTAGATGAAGGTCCATCTGCTGTGAATGTTAAGATTGGAACCCAAGTACTTTTAAAATGCAGGTCATCAGGAGATCCTGTTCCCAAGATGAG TTGGCAGGTTAATGGGAAGCTCATGAAAGGCGACCAAACCAAATTCAATTCTGCACTGAAGATTAAAGCCACAGAAGATGCAGTGGTTAATTGTAGTGCTGACAATGGCTTTGGCATGGACTGGAGGACTGCAAAAGTGACTGTACACT CCCCTTCAACTGAAGTAAAGCCAACGGAATCCGAATGGTTCGAGCCTTCGATTGTCACGCCACCTAAGAACGTGACGGCAGAAAGAGGAGATAACATCACACTGAGTTGTGCTGCTATCGGACATCCCAAACCAAAGATAAG ATGGCTGGTAGATGAGAGAATACACCCTGTAGAACCCGCAGATGACAACGGCCTCTCTTATCTTACCATCACGATCAGAGGAGACAAGGAAATTACAGTTGTCAGATGTGAAGCAGAAAATCCCGTCGCAATTGATTCAAGAACATCCTATATTTTCGTTTCAAAAG tcgaaGCAAGTGTAGTTGCTCGCCATTCTGAGGAAATGGTAGGCAGCAAGTTCATTCTGATCCTGGCCGTGGTTGCTGGTTTACTGTTGGTAGTGGTAGGCGTTATTCTTTACCGCCGCCGTCGCAGGATGCAGTTGCAAAACGTAAAATCGTCAGTAGACGCGGAAAAGCTACAGAGCAACCCAATCTTTGAGCAGCACTCTAACTACTATGCAAACCCAAAGCTTGTCGAATGGGAAGTACCACGAAATAGGATGGAGTTTATCAAACAGTTGGGGCAAGGAAATG GAATTTACTCAAGCATCTTTCTTGGAAAAATTAGCCCTGATAATTCAGGAGAAGCCGATCAGAAGATGTCACTGGTAATGGTTAAATTGCTGAAGGAAGTACAGATTCAGGACACTGAACGAGAGAGCTTTGAAAAGGATGCCATAGCACTTACGAAACTACAGCATCCTTATGTGCAAAGTCTGTTTGGTGTTTGTGGCATCGGCCAACCGCTTTGTCTTGTGTTCGAATTCAGCGAACTTGATGAAAGCCTACAGGAGTACTTAATAGATTCTGGACGCGGGCAATGTTCTATTCACCGCCGAACTGGCCTACAGAATGTCAAACCAAAACTCTCCAACGTTGAACAGATCTCCATCGCCAAGCAAATCGCGAGTGGCATGGAGTACTTAGCCGCGAAAGGGTACATCCACCGAGAATTGTGCACCAAGAACTGCATCATCGGCAATGGCATGGTGGTTAAGATATCAAATCTGGGATTCTCATGGAAAGGTCCGAATAGTGATTATTGCTCCTTAGGTCTTCTGGAGCGCGCAAGTTATCCTTTACGATGGTATCCTCCGGAAACTCTGCAATTTGGTTCGTTTGCCGAGGCAACAGACATCTGGTCGTTTGGCGTGTTGCTTTGGGAGGTATACTCCAGCGGGTTGACGCCCTATTATGGAATGAGTGACGAAGAAGTGATTTCATTGGTTCTTGATGGAGAAATTCTGCCATGTCCTAAAGAATGTCCGAAAGAAATCTACGAGATCATGCAGGGTTGCTGGAACCCAGAGGCATCCGACAGGCCGCGATTCACCGATGTGCATGAGAGAATTTCGTTACTCTTACATGGAGTACCAGTTTAA